One genomic segment of Clostridium saccharoperbutylacetonicum N1-4(HMT) includes these proteins:
- a CDS encoding MFS transporter yields the protein MNSLDKNNSFNKSEKLSFSEKLAFGGGNIGATLVMQTISSFLMFFYTDVYKISAVAAGSLFLVARVLDSIVDFSMGYLVDKTKSRWGKFRPYVMFGCLPLCVLGVLCFTVPDFNDTGKLIYAYATYLLVMVLYSVVTIPCTAILPAITQDPDQRVKLNNYPQFLGMAALMFVVTFTMPLVEMLGGGNQGKGFFTTMVIYCSIALLLFIFWSMKVRERIVIESKEELILKEALPTLFKNKYLLLLVGTFVFYMSGFTIRNTIQMYYLIYSVKRPDLIPTVGLLSMLPLILTILLVPVLVGKIGKKNALMLGIAIVLLSNIGQYFVSFDNITMICVLTVTGGIGGGLFVPLVWGMLPDTVDYADWKFGKRTEGIISSTFIFAQKAASGLAGYIVGIVLVFVGYIPNAMQSAETMKGISFLYNIAGAILVGIALIFMLFYDLDAKKYNKIIEDLHNRIKKD from the coding sequence ATGAACAGTTTAGATAAAAATAATTCTTTTAATAAAAGTGAAAAACTATCATTTAGTGAAAAATTGGCATTTGGTGGAGGAAATATTGGTGCAACTTTAGTAATGCAGACAATATCATCGTTTTTAATGTTTTTTTATACAGATGTATATAAAATAAGTGCAGTTGCTGCAGGAAGCCTATTCTTAGTAGCAAGAGTATTGGATTCAATAGTTGACTTCAGTATGGGTTATTTAGTTGATAAAACTAAAAGCAGATGGGGGAAATTTAGACCATATGTAATGTTTGGCTGCTTACCATTATGTGTATTGGGAGTGTTATGTTTTACAGTGCCAGATTTTAATGATACAGGAAAATTAATATATGCTTATGCAACATATTTATTGGTAATGGTACTTTATTCAGTTGTAACAATACCTTGCACAGCAATTTTACCTGCTATTACACAAGATCCAGATCAAAGGGTTAAACTTAACAATTATCCTCAGTTTTTAGGGATGGCAGCATTAATGTTTGTAGTAACATTTACAATGCCTTTAGTAGAAATGCTTGGTGGAGGAAACCAAGGAAAAGGTTTCTTTACTACAATGGTTATATATTGTTCAATTGCTTTATTACTTTTTATATTTTGGTCTATGAAAGTAAGAGAAAGAATTGTTATAGAAAGTAAAGAAGAATTAATATTAAAGGAAGCATTACCAACTTTATTTAAAAATAAATACTTATTATTACTAGTAGGAACGTTTGTTTTTTATATGTCAGGTTTTACTATTAGAAATACTATCCAAATGTATTATTTAATTTATTCTGTTAAAAGACCAGACTTAATACCAACTGTTGGATTACTTTCTATGCTTCCATTAATTTTAACTATACTTTTAGTTCCAGTTTTAGTTGGTAAGATTGGTAAAAAGAATGCTTTAATGCTTGGAATTGCTATTGTGTTACTTTCCAATATAGGCCAATATTTTGTTAGCTTTGATAATATAACAATGATATGTGTATTAACTGTAACAGGCGGTATTGGTGGAGGATTATTTGTACCATTGGTATGGGGAATGCTTCCAGATACAGTTGATTATGCTGATTGGAAATTTGGTAAACGTACAGAAGGGATTATAAGTTCTACATTTATATTTGCTCAAAAAGCTGCTTCAGGCTTAGCTGGGTATATTGTAGGTATTGTATTAGTATTTGTTGGTTATATTCCAAATGCTATGCAATCAGCTGAGACAATGAAAGGTATATCATTCTTATATAATATAGCAGGAGCAATTTTAGTAGGGATAGCATTAATATTTATGTTATTTTATGATTTAGATGCCAAGAAATACAATAAAATCATAGAAGATTTGCATAATAGAATAAAGAAGGATTAG
- a CDS encoding alpha-L-rhamnosidase — MKIVRLRTNHFKNPLGCNVSDLSLSWVVEETNAKKQESAQVIISNNDKFNLESIIYDSGKCKDADSRSFRPNIKLEPCTRYYWKVKVIGDNGDLAESDIATFETGKVNESWNGIWITPDLNKDVHPYMRKDFEVDGSIKSARVYATAAGIYEMEINGEKISEEYLLPGYSVYDCWMQYQTFDVTKYLKRGKNVIGAMLGKGWFSGRFGLGGLENTYGDRMALICELIITKEDGSKMIIATDESWKSHAGPISKSGIYDGEHYNANNEINDWSKETCDDSNWTGVKPIELKVGAMEERLSPPIIKHEYFKPKKIITPKGELVLDFGQNMAGWVEFEVNLPKDARVFMQYGELLQKGYFYRDNLRSAKAEYEYISNGKKSHVRPHFTYYGFRYVKVDGIENLNPDDFKAYAIHSHMDELGEIKTSDERVNRLILNAKWGQKGNFVDIPTDCPQRDERMGWTGDTQVFSGTASFFTDTTAFYNKYMKELREEQKLINGSVPVIIPRVRNQREVGTGHGSSAWGDVATILPWTTYLYFGDKSMLEKHYAAMKAWVDYIIREDEADGGKRLWQTGDHIADWLALDNPDKSDIFNGGTDQYYVATVYYYYSVKLAADTAEAIGKKDDAEYYRKIQKEVKEAFCNEYITPNGKISIDTQTAHVLALFMDLLPKEHINRVAEALKTKLVDKGIHLDTGFVGTPYICRVLSSVEANNFAYKLLINDDFPSWLYSINKGATTIWERWNSINTDGSVSSTGMNSMNHYAYGSVVEWIARDVCGLNPVFDKPGFKKALIKPQPFAYLKNANIKYKSASGTYVSSWELSEDEKVKYAFDVPFNCEAEIILPDAKLTDVVLKGDKPINIEERDGNVILKVEAGKFEAVYKPTQDYYPCLNINSSLKDVLENEEGIEILRKYIGASLDGFQNIPELRDMSFNKPLTANPIFGPLSLLNQEQIDALAIELSKCRVKI; from the coding sequence ATGAAGATAGTTAGATTGAGAACAAATCATTTTAAAAATCCACTAGGTTGTAATGTAAGTGATTTAAGTCTTTCGTGGGTCGTTGAAGAAACAAATGCTAAAAAACAAGAAAGTGCACAAGTTATTATTAGTAACAATGATAAATTTAATTTAGAATCTATAATATATGATAGCGGTAAATGCAAAGATGCTGATAGTAGATCCTTTAGACCTAATATTAAACTTGAACCATGTACTAGATATTATTGGAAGGTTAAAGTTATAGGAGATAATGGAGATTTAGCAGAAAGTGATATAGCTACATTTGAAACTGGAAAAGTGAATGAATCTTGGAATGGCATTTGGATTACACCAGATCTTAATAAAGATGTTCATCCATATATGAGAAAAGACTTTGAAGTTGATGGGAGTATTAAGTCAGCTAGAGTTTATGCAACAGCAGCAGGAATTTATGAAATGGAAATTAATGGTGAGAAAATTTCGGAAGAATATCTTCTTCCTGGATATTCTGTTTATGATTGCTGGATGCAATATCAAACTTTTGATGTTACGAAGTATCTTAAACGAGGAAAGAATGTTATAGGAGCGATGCTTGGAAAAGGATGGTTTTCAGGACGCTTTGGTCTTGGAGGGCTTGAAAATACTTATGGGGATAGAATGGCGCTTATATGTGAACTTATAATAACTAAAGAAGATGGAAGCAAAATGATTATTGCAACTGATGAAAGCTGGAAATCTCATGCTGGACCAATTTCTAAAAGTGGTATTTATGATGGAGAACATTATAATGCAAACAATGAAATAAATGATTGGTCAAAGGAAACTTGTGATGATAGCAATTGGACTGGTGTAAAGCCAATAGAATTAAAGGTTGGAGCTATGGAAGAACGTTTAAGTCCACCTATTATAAAACATGAATATTTTAAGCCAAAAAAAATAATTACACCAAAAGGAGAACTTGTTTTAGATTTTGGTCAAAATATGGCAGGTTGGGTAGAATTTGAGGTTAACCTTCCAAAGGATGCTAGAGTTTTTATGCAATATGGGGAACTACTTCAAAAAGGATATTTTTATAGAGATAATTTAAGAAGTGCAAAAGCAGAATATGAATACATTTCAAATGGTAAAAAGTCTCATGTAAGACCTCATTTTACTTATTATGGCTTCCGCTATGTAAAAGTAGATGGGATAGAAAATCTTAATCCAGATGATTTCAAAGCATATGCTATTCATTCACATATGGATGAACTCGGAGAAATTAAGACTTCAGATGAAAGAGTTAATCGTCTGATTTTAAATGCAAAATGGGGTCAAAAAGGTAATTTTGTAGATATTCCAACTGATTGTCCACAAAGAGATGAACGCATGGGATGGACTGGAGATACTCAAGTATTCTCAGGAACAGCAAGCTTTTTTACAGATACAACAGCTTTTTATAATAAGTATATGAAAGAACTTAGAGAAGAACAAAAATTAATTAATGGATCAGTACCTGTAATAATTCCACGTGTCAGAAACCAAAGAGAAGTAGGAACAGGTCATGGTTCAAGTGCTTGGGGAGATGTAGCAACTATTCTTCCATGGACTACTTATCTTTACTTTGGAGATAAATCTATGCTTGAAAAGCATTATGCTGCCATGAAAGCTTGGGTAGATTATATTATTAGAGAAGATGAAGCTGATGGTGGAAAACGTCTTTGGCAAACAGGAGACCATATAGCAGATTGGTTAGCACTTGATAATCCTGATAAAAGTGACATTTTTAATGGAGGAACAGATCAATATTATGTTGCAACTGTATACTACTATTATTCAGTAAAATTAGCTGCTGATACAGCAGAAGCTATTGGAAAGAAGGATGATGCAGAATATTATAGGAAGATTCAAAAGGAAGTTAAAGAAGCCTTTTGCAATGAATACATTACTCCAAATGGAAAGATTTCTATAGATACACAAACAGCTCATGTACTTGCATTATTTATGGATTTACTTCCAAAAGAACATATCAATAGAGTAGCTGAAGCCTTAAAGACAAAGCTAGTAGATAAAGGTATACATTTAGACACAGGATTTGTAGGAACACCTTATATATGTAGAGTGCTTTCTAGCGTAGAAGCAAATAATTTTGCTTATAAATTATTAATAAATGATGATTTTCCAAGCTGGCTTTATAGCATAAATAAGGGAGCAACTACAATTTGGGAACGTTGGAATTCAATAAATACAGATGGATCTGTAAGTAGTACTGGGATGAACAGTATGAATCATTACGCATATGGTTCGGTAGTTGAATGGATTGCTAGAGATGTGTGTGGATTAAATCCTGTTTTTGATAAACCAGGCTTTAAGAAAGCTCTTATTAAACCTCAGCCTTTTGCATACTTAAAGAATGCAAATATTAAATATAAATCAGCTTCAGGAACTTATGTGAGCAGTTGGGAACTTTCAGAAGATGAAAAAGTTAAATATGCTTTTGATGTACCATTTAATTGTGAAGCTGAAATAATTCTTCCAGATGCTAAACTTACTGATGTGGTTTTAAAAGGTGATAAACCTATTAATATTGAAGAAAGAGATGGAAATGTAATATTAAAGGTAGAGGCTGGTAAATTTGAAGCAGTGTACAAGCCAACTCAGGATTATTATCCTTGCTTAAATATAAATAGTTCACTAAAAGATGTTTTAGAAAATGAAGAAGGAATAGAAATTCTTCGTAAATATATAGGAGCGAGTTTAGATGGATTTCAAAATATTCCTGAATTACGTGATATGTCATTTAATAAACCACTTACAGCTAATCCGATTTTTGGGCCACTATCTCTTTTAAATCAAGAACAAATTGATGCATTAGCAATAGAGTTAAGCAAGTGCAGAGTTAAAATTTAA
- a CDS encoding MBL fold metallo-hydrolase, translating into MKVLDFFKVEKISESITRIFGTTGELMYLAQGNNKAALIDTGTGVGNLCEYVKELTDKPIVVIITHGHVDHASGAPNFEEVYMNHADDEVYKEHIDFEVRKGYVQAQYRDFDKIIESDYVQPKSSSVYKELREGDTFDLGGITLEIYNAAGHTKGQMAVLFKEDRILMTGDAANQATFLFDKYSLGITSYEKSMKDLLSKTEGKFDKILLSHGTGDAPKELLENIISLCEDIKTGNSDDIPFDFMGQRAYIAKKANEKFERIDGKFGNIIYSKEKVNK; encoded by the coding sequence ATGAAAGTATTAGATTTTTTTAAAGTTGAAAAAATTTCAGAGAGTATTACTAGAATTTTTGGTACAACTGGTGAATTAATGTATTTAGCACAAGGAAATAATAAAGCAGCGCTTATAGATACTGGAACTGGTGTTGGTAATTTATGCGAATATGTTAAAGAACTTACGGATAAGCCGATTGTAGTAATTATTACTCATGGACATGTAGATCACGCATCTGGAGCGCCAAATTTTGAAGAAGTATACATGAATCATGCTGATGATGAAGTTTATAAGGAACATATTGATTTTGAAGTGCGTAAAGGTTATGTTCAAGCCCAATACAGAGATTTTGATAAGATTATAGAGAGTGATTATGTACAACCAAAGAGCTCCTCAGTTTATAAGGAATTAAGAGAAGGTGATACATTTGACCTCGGAGGAATAACCTTAGAAATTTATAATGCAGCAGGGCATACAAAAGGACAAATGGCAGTTCTTTTTAAGGAAGATAGAATATTAATGACTGGAGATGCGGCAAATCAAGCAACTTTTCTATTTGATAAATATTCCCTTGGGATAACTAGTTATGAAAAATCCATGAAAGATTTATTATCAAAAACTGAAGGAAAATTTGATAAGATACTTTTATCTCATGGAACAGGTGATGCACCAAAGGAATTATTAGAAAATATTATTAGTTTGTGCGAGGATATTAAGACTGGAAATTCTGATGATATACCATTTGATTTTATGGGTCAGAGAGCATATATTGCAAAAAAGGCAAATGAAAAATTTGAGCGTATTGATGGTAAATTTGGAAATATAATTTATTCAAAAGAAAAAGTTAATAAGTAA
- a CDS encoding BglG family transcription antiterminator, translated as MYLNDKRFLKLFKLLSNSKAPLKSEEICEKLDIAPRTLRNDIKKYKSIFSENGVVLVSKPGVGYSFEIFDKDLYYKFIQEIVKNETQGQYLIPVYPEERINYLIKLLLSTDNYIKIEELEEQLFVSRSTLTNDLKEVRERLEYYHLDIENKPNYGMKIIGEEFNKRACISKYYFYTDTYDTVVLNTVKEENKELINKILYDTITKTDFTLTDIGFQNLVIHLVIVLMRIDKSIEDEKIEDIYKNLEYEKEFKIACLLVSKLEAQFNVKFPKKEIYYITIHLLGKKSLQYSNDALAISQDTQDLMNYIFKHIKQNFKLDFSQNFELFTCLALHFQPMMNRLKYGLYIDNPLIDKIKNENQLAFEISLYVGSIIKEVKKFDVNVNEIGYIALHFALALERLHEEVRSKNIIVVCASGAGSSQILLYKLKQKFKNYINNIKVAKLYELLDIDQSKYDYIISTVPIVINTQIPVINVQYFLDENDVELIKNIFAENENDYSFINEYFKENLFFKDLKGTTKEEVLKNMCYAINKEIDIPLDFYNLVMEREEMASTEFGNNIALPHPITPITNSTFVAIGMLEKSIKWDKQQVKFVFLISTQKDNTESLSLFNESITALVFNKKAMVKLEKEPTLENFKDIIKEMAMQERENTIDNIFE; from the coding sequence ATGTATTTAAACGATAAACGTTTTTTAAAATTATTTAAATTACTTTCTAATAGTAAAGCTCCTTTGAAAAGTGAGGAGATATGTGAGAAATTAGATATTGCACCAAGAACTTTACGGAATGATATTAAAAAGTATAAATCAATATTTTCAGAAAATGGGGTTGTATTAGTATCTAAACCAGGAGTTGGATATTCCTTTGAGATTTTTGATAAAGATTTATATTATAAATTTATTCAAGAAATTGTAAAAAACGAAACGCAAGGGCAGTATTTAATACCAGTTTATCCAGAAGAGAGAATAAATTATTTAATAAAATTATTGTTAAGTACTGATAACTATATAAAAATAGAAGAATTAGAGGAACAACTTTTTGTAAGTCGTTCAACTTTAACAAATGATTTAAAAGAAGTTAGGGAAAGGCTTGAATATTATCATTTAGATATTGAAAATAAACCTAACTATGGAATGAAAATTATTGGCGAAGAATTTAATAAAAGAGCATGTATTTCAAAATATTATTTTTACACAGACACATATGATACTGTTGTCTTAAATACAGTAAAAGAAGAGAATAAAGAGCTTATTAATAAAATATTGTATGATACTATCACTAAAACTGATTTTACACTTACGGATATAGGTTTTCAAAATCTTGTGATACATCTTGTAATTGTACTAATGAGAATTGATAAATCAATCGAGGATGAAAAAATTGAAGATATCTATAAAAATCTAGAATATGAAAAAGAATTCAAAATAGCATGTTTACTTGTAAGTAAGTTAGAAGCACAATTCAATGTAAAGTTCCCTAAAAAGGAAATATACTATATAACAATTCATTTATTGGGTAAAAAATCATTACAATATAGTAATGATGCTTTAGCGATTAGCCAGGACACCCAAGATCTGATGAATTATATATTTAAACATATAAAACAAAACTTCAAATTAGATTTTTCACAAAATTTTGAACTATTTACTTGTTTAGCCCTGCATTTCCAACCTATGATGAATCGTTTAAAATATGGGCTTTATATTGATAATCCTTTAATTGATAAGATTAAAAATGAAAATCAATTAGCGTTTGAAATATCTCTATATGTTGGAAGTATTATTAAGGAAGTAAAAAAGTTTGATGTTAATGTTAATGAAATTGGATATATTGCATTACATTTTGCATTGGCTCTTGAAAGGCTTCACGAAGAAGTAAGAAGTAAAAATATAATTGTTGTATGTGCAAGTGGAGCCGGAAGTTCACAAATTTTATTATATAAATTAAAACAAAAATTCAAAAACTATATTAATAATATAAAAGTGGCAAAACTATATGAATTATTAGATATAGACCAAAGTAAATATGATTACATTATATCAACTGTTCCAATTGTAATTAATACTCAGATCCCTGTCATTAATGTACAATATTTTTTAGATGAAAACGATGTTGAATTAATAAAAAACATATTTGCTGAAAATGAAAATGACTATTCTTTCATAAATGAATACTTTAAGGAAAACTTGTTTTTTAAAGATTTAAAAGGAACTACAAAAGAAGAAGTACTTAAAAATATGTGTTATGCAATCAATAAAGAAATTGATATTCCATTAGATTTTTATAATTTAGTTATGGAAAGGGAAGAGATGGCATCAACAGAATTTGGCAATAATATTGCACTGCCACATCCGATTACACCTATAACTAATTCAACTTTTGTAGCTATAGGAATGCTTGAGAAATCAATAAAATGGGATAAACAACAGGTAAAGTTTGTGTTTTTAATCAGTACACAAAAGGATAATACTGAATCTTTAAGTTTATTTAATGAGAGCATAACTGCTTTAGTTTTTAATAAGAAGGCAATGGTTAAATTAGAAAAGGAACCAACTTTAGAGAATTTTAAAGATATTATAAAAGAAATGGCTATGCAAGAAAGAGAAAATACTATTGACAATATATTCGAATAA